From a region of the Pseudomonadaceae bacterium SI-3 genome:
- a CDS encoding phytoene/squalene synthase family protein, producing MNDQVIDHSTQAINVGSKSFAAAAKLFDERTRQSAVMLYAWCRHCDDVIDGQTLGHGQVEGDRSTGEARLAELVDLTERAYAGEPMSDPAFAAFQQVVQRHQIPREYPLEHLAGFRMDVQEYRYQTLEDTLLYCYRVAGVVGLMMAKVMGAEAEATLDRACDLGLAFQLTNIARDIVEDAEIGRVYLPADWLAEAGIPADEIGLPHNRPALALLAARLVDLAEPYYLSASQGLRDLPLRSAWSIATAHGVYRQIGVEVKARGAAAWDTRVSTTSAQKLQFLLGGGLLALASRRMQLTPRPDSLWKRPRRA from the coding sequence ATGAACGACCAGGTCATCGATCACTCGACGCAGGCGATCAATGTCGGCTCCAAGAGCTTTGCGGCAGCGGCGAAGCTGTTCGACGAACGCACCCGTCAGAGCGCGGTGATGCTCTATGCCTGGTGCCGGCATTGCGATGACGTGATCGATGGCCAGACGCTGGGGCACGGCCAGGTCGAGGGTGATCGCTCCACCGGTGAAGCGCGGCTGGCCGAGTTGGTGGACCTGACCGAGCGCGCCTATGCCGGGGAGCCGATGAGCGATCCGGCCTTTGCGGCATTCCAGCAAGTGGTTCAGCGCCACCAGATACCACGAGAATACCCATTGGAACATCTGGCGGGCTTCCGCATGGATGTGCAGGAGTATCGCTACCAGACTCTCGAGGACACGCTGCTGTACTGCTACCGCGTTGCCGGGGTGGTGGGCCTGATGATGGCGAAAGTGATGGGCGCCGAAGCGGAGGCGACGCTGGACCGGGCATGTGACCTGGGGCTGGCGTTCCAGCTGACCAATATCGCTCGCGATATCGTCGAGGATGCGGAGATCGGTCGCGTCTATCTGCCGGCCGACTGGCTCGCGGAAGCAGGCATTCCGGCCGATGAGATCGGCCTGCCGCACAACCGGCCTGCGCTGGCGCTGTTGGCGGCCCGTCTGGTCGATCTAGCCGAGCCTTACTACCTGTCGGCCTCGCAGGGTTTGCGCGACCTGCCACTGCGTTCGGCCTGGTCCATTGCAACGGCGCATGGGGTCTATCGGCAGATCGGTGTGGAGGTGAAAGCGCGCGGCGCGGCGGCCTGGGACACGCGGGTGTCGACGACGAGTGCGCAGAAATTGCAGTTTCTGCTAGGCGGAGGACTGCTGGCGCTGGCTTCGCGTCGGATGCAGCTCACGCCGCGCCCTGATTCCCTCTGGAAACGTCCCCGTCGGGCTTAG
- a CDS encoding phytoene desaturase: protein MNEQTGGVRRAVVIGAGFGGLALAIRLQRAGIQTTVLEKRDKPGGRAYVYHDQGFTFDAGPTVITDPPALDELFTGAGKRMADYVELLPVSPFYRLCWEDGYSFDYVNDQVELDRQIHALNPKDVAGYQRFLAYSRAVYEEGYVKLGTVPFLSFRSMIGVAPQLAKLQAWRNVYSMVSKFVENDRLRQALSFHSLLVGGNPFETSSIYALIHALERQGGVWFPRGGTGALVQGMVRLFEDLGGKLELNAEVARIELADGRAKAVTTRDGRRFDTDAVASNADVVNTYKRLLGHEQRGRDEAKRLSGKRFSMSLFVIHFGLKRRHEHLQHHTVCFGPRYRELIDEIFKRETLADDFSLYLHAPCVTDPSLAPEGCASHYVLAPVPHLGTADIDWAVEGPKYRDRIFEYLERHYIPGLRDDLVTHRIFTPHDFRDELNAHLGSAFSLEPILTQSAWFRPHNRDDVIPNLYIVGAGTHPGAGVPGVVGSAKATAGLMLEDFLLEERAG from the coding sequence ATGAACGAACAAACAGGCGGTGTGAGGCGGGCTGTGGTGATTGGTGCCGGTTTCGGTGGGCTGGCGCTGGCGATTCGGCTGCAGCGTGCCGGCATTCAGACCACCGTGTTGGAGAAGCGCGACAAGCCGGGCGGCCGCGCCTACGTCTATCACGATCAGGGCTTCACCTTTGACGCCGGCCCGACGGTGATCACCGACCCTCCGGCGCTGGACGAGCTGTTTACCGGTGCGGGCAAGCGCATGGCCGATTACGTCGAGCTGTTGCCGGTCAGCCCGTTTTATCGGCTGTGCTGGGAGGATGGCTACAGCTTCGATTACGTCAACGATCAGGTCGAACTGGACCGGCAGATTCATGCGTTAAATCCAAAGGATGTCGCAGGCTACCAGCGCTTTCTTGCCTATTCCCGTGCGGTGTATGAGGAAGGTTACGTCAAGCTCGGCACCGTGCCCTTCCTGTCGTTTCGCAGCATGATCGGCGTCGCGCCGCAGCTGGCCAAATTGCAGGCCTGGCGCAACGTATACAGCATGGTTTCGAAGTTCGTGGAGAACGACCGGCTGCGGCAGGCGCTGTCTTTTCATTCGTTGCTGGTCGGTGGCAACCCCTTTGAAACCTCGTCGATCTACGCATTGATCCATGCGCTGGAACGGCAGGGTGGCGTCTGGTTTCCACGCGGCGGCACCGGAGCGCTGGTGCAGGGTATGGTCCGGCTATTCGAAGACCTGGGCGGCAAGCTGGAGCTGAACGCCGAAGTGGCACGCATCGAACTGGCGGATGGACGAGCTAAAGCCGTGACTACGCGAGACGGCCGTCGCTTCGATACCGATGCGGTGGCCTCCAACGCCGATGTGGTCAACACCTACAAGCGGCTGCTCGGCCACGAACAACGTGGTCGGGACGAGGCCAAGCGGCTCTCCGGCAAACGCTTCTCCATGTCACTGTTCGTCATTCATTTCGGCCTCAAGCGCCGTCATGAGCACCTACAGCATCACACGGTGTGTTTCGGTCCACGTTACCGTGAGCTGATTGACGAGATCTTCAAGCGCGAAACCCTGGCCGATGACTTCTCCCTGTACCTGCACGCGCCTTGCGTGACCGATCCATCATTGGCGCCGGAAGGTTGTGCCAGCCATTACGTGTTGGCCCCGGTGCCGCACCTGGGCACGGCGGATATCGACTGGGCAGTGGAAGGGCCGAAGTACCGCGACCGCATCTTTGAATACCTCGAGCGTCACTACATTCCGGGCTTGCGCGACGATCTGGTTACCCACCGGATCTTCACGCCGCACGATTTTCGTGACGAGCTCAATGCCCATCTGGGCTCGGCATTTTCGCTGGAGCCGATCCTCACCCAGAGCGCGTGGTTCCGCCCGCATAACCGCGATGATGTGATTCCAAACCTTTATATCGTTGGTGCCGGCACTCATCCCGGTGCAGGCGTGCCGGGTGTGGTGGGTTCGGCCAAGGCCACGGCCGGCCTGATGCTGGAGGATTTCTTGTTGGAGGAGCGGGCCGGATGA
- the crtY gene encoding lycopene cyclase, with protein sequence MADADLILVGGGLANGLLALRLRQARPDLRLLVIEQGETLGGNHTWSFHEHDLTPAQQTWLEPLVGNRWPGYEVIFPDLQRRLGSGYASIFSHRFHQLLMSELADGVSLNATVTQVEPRQVRLACGKVLRAGAVIDGRGVRRSDQLALGFQKFLGQELRLHQPHGLLEPIIMDASVAQQDGYRFVYVLPLSADTLLIEDTYYADGDAVSLGALRDNITRYASERGWVIAELLREEQGVLPIVLSGDVPAFWDEARGVPQTGLSAALFHPTTGYSLPDAVRLADHLVALNRWDADSLFAAIRGYSLQQWRQRGFFRLLNRMLFMAGPADRRWAVMQRFYLLREPLIQRFYAANLTTWDRLRIVSGKPPVPVGEALRALAAGNLHHKDK encoded by the coding sequence ATGGCTGATGCGGACCTGATCCTCGTCGGCGGCGGCCTGGCCAACGGGCTGCTGGCCCTGCGCCTGCGGCAGGCGCGTCCAGATTTGCGGTTGCTGGTCATCGAGCAGGGCGAAACCCTCGGCGGCAACCATACCTGGTCCTTTCATGAGCACGACCTGACGCCAGCCCAACAGACCTGGCTGGAGCCGCTGGTGGGCAATCGCTGGCCTGGCTACGAGGTGATTTTCCCGGATCTTCAACGCCGTTTGGGCAGCGGCTATGCCAGCATCTTTTCCCATCGCTTCCATCAGTTGCTGATGTCGGAGCTGGCTGACGGCGTAAGTCTGAACGCCACCGTCACGCAGGTAGAGCCCCGGCAGGTGCGGCTGGCGTGCGGCAAAGTGTTGCGGGCTGGCGCGGTAATCGACGGCCGAGGGGTACGTCGAAGCGATCAGCTGGCATTGGGCTTCCAGAAATTCCTTGGCCAGGAACTACGCCTGCATCAGCCGCACGGCTTGCTGGAGCCGATCATCATGGACGCCAGCGTCGCTCAGCAGGATGGCTACCGGTTTGTCTATGTGCTGCCGCTCAGCGCCGACACCCTGTTGATCGAAGACACCTACTACGCCGATGGCGATGCCGTTTCGCTTGGTGCGTTGCGCGACAACATTACCCGCTATGCCAGCGAGCGTGGCTGGGTCATCGCCGAATTGTTGCGAGAAGAACAGGGCGTGCTGCCCATCGTGCTCTCCGGTGATGTGCCGGCGTTCTGGGACGAGGCGCGTGGCGTGCCGCAGACGGGGCTGTCTGCTGCTCTGTTTCATCCGACTACAGGCTATTCACTGCCTGATGCGGTACGCCTCGCCGATCACCTGGTCGCACTGAATCGCTGGGATGCAGACAGCCTGTTCGCCGCGATTCGCGGCTATTCGCTGCAGCAGTGGCGTCAACGTGGGTTCTTCAGATTGCTCAATCGCATGCTGTTCATGGCTGGACCAGCGGATCGCCGCTGGGCGGTCATGCAGCGTTTCTACCTCCTGCGTGAACCGCTGATTCAGCGCTTCTACGCGGCCAACCTGACCACCTGGGACCGCTTGCGCATCGTCTCGGGCAAACCTCCCGTGCCGGTGGGTGAAGCGCTGCGTGCGCTCGCCGCCGGCAACCTGCACCACAAGGACAAATGA
- a CDS encoding zeaxanthin glucosyltransferase, which yields MTHFAVIAPPFHSHVRAMEALASELLARGHRVTVVQQADVAGILRHPRLGFAQVGAGSHPPGSLRAVIDRAARPGGPWGIRRVIADMASATDMFCREAPAVLRSIGADCVIADQMEPGGGLVAEYLGLPFVSVACALPVNREALVPLPVMPWRYRATPWGEQLNLHSSGVYDRAMQAHASVISRHAAAFGLPPRQRLDECLSPLLQLSQTTPSFDFPRSALPDYFHGIGPLRSALTDEPAMAIPVATGRPFVFASLGTLQGDRFGLFQRIAEACRDLDVQLLIAHCGRLDRRQEQRLLKAGASWVTDFAPQRAVLARADAVVTHAGLNTVLDALEAGVPSLALPIAFDQPGVAARVVHAGVGLKLDPRLASRRRIVQGLRRLLRESDFAQRARLLGNEVRAAGGAPRAAQLIEAALGVESPALQRAEHG from the coding sequence ATGACTCATTTCGCCGTGATCGCACCGCCTTTCCACAGCCACGTGCGGGCGATGGAAGCGCTCGCCTCTGAGTTGTTGGCGCGCGGGCACCGTGTGACAGTCGTGCAGCAGGCCGATGTGGCCGGAATATTGCGCCACCCTCGACTGGGTTTTGCCCAGGTCGGCGCGGGCTCGCATCCGCCTGGCTCGCTCAGGGCGGTGATCGACCGTGCGGCACGCCCCGGCGGGCCCTGGGGCATACGCCGGGTGATCGCCGATATGGCTTCGGCAACCGATATGTTTTGCCGAGAGGCACCTGCCGTGCTTCGCTCCATCGGCGCAGACTGCGTCATTGCAGACCAGATGGAGCCGGGTGGTGGGCTTGTCGCCGAGTACCTGGGGCTGCCGTTCGTGTCGGTGGCCTGTGCCTTGCCAGTCAACCGTGAGGCGCTGGTGCCGCTGCCGGTCATGCCTTGGCGCTATCGTGCGACGCCCTGGGGCGAGCAGTTGAATCTGCACAGCAGTGGCGTCTATGACCGGGCGATGCAGGCGCACGCCAGCGTTATCTCGCGCCATGCAGCCGCGTTCGGTCTGCCACCTCGGCAGCGCCTCGATGAATGCCTGTCGCCTTTGTTGCAGTTGAGCCAGACCACACCCAGTTTCGATTTTCCACGTTCCGCCCTGCCTGACTACTTCCACGGCATCGGCCCGCTGCGCTCGGCGTTGACTGACGAACCAGCGATGGCTATTCCGGTCGCTACCGGCAGGCCATTCGTGTTCGCCTCGCTGGGCACCCTGCAAGGCGATCGCTTCGGCCTGTTCCAGCGGATAGCCGAGGCGTGCCGCGACCTCGATGTACAACTGCTGATCGCGCATTGTGGGCGGCTTGATCGGCGCCAGGAGCAACGACTACTCAAGGCCGGCGCCAGCTGGGTCACCGATTTCGCACCCCAGCGTGCAGTGCTGGCGCGAGCCGATGCCGTAGTCACCCATGCCGGGCTCAACACCGTACTCGACGCGCTGGAAGCGGGTGTGCCGAGCCTGGCGTTGCCGATTGCCTTCGATCAGCCCGGCGTAGCCGCTCGGGTGGTGCATGCAGGTGTTGGCTTGAAGCTCGATCCGCGTCTGGCCAGTCGCCGACGGATCGTGCAGGGCCTGCGTCGATTGTTGCGCGAGTCCGATTTCGCTCAGCGTGCCCGACTTCTGGGCAATGAGGTTCGTGCTGCCGGTGGGGCGCCGCGGGCAGCGCAGCTGATCGAGGCAGCACTTGGCGTCGAATCGCCGGCGTTGCAGAGGGCCGAACATGGCTGA
- a CDS encoding type 2 isopentenyl-diphosphate Delta-isomerase: MTKETIAERKNDHLDIVLDPRRACSAVDPGYAALTFEHCAVPELRLDDIDIRAVLFGRPLSAPLLISSMTGGAARATQINRNLAEAAEVLGIALAVGSQRIALETDADQGLTRQLRELAPSIPLLANFGAAQLVAGYGLDEAQRAVDMIQADALIIHLNPLQEAVQVGGDRNWIGVYAALEALALRLPVPLVAKEVGAGISPSVAQRLLDAGVSVIDVAGAGGTSWAAVEAERTLDPQQRAIAKAFTGWGIPSAQAISAVRRACPAAQLIASGGIRDGIDAAKAIRLGANLVGQAAGVLDAALIGPEPVVEHFQVLIEQLRIACFCTGSANLAELAKAPLLTPFDPSKL; this comes from the coding sequence ATGACTAAAGAAACTATTGCGGAACGTAAGAACGACCACCTGGACATCGTTCTCGACCCGCGCCGCGCCTGTTCCGCCGTCGATCCAGGCTACGCTGCCCTGACTTTCGAGCACTGCGCGGTTCCGGAGTTGCGTCTCGACGACATCGATATTCGCGCCGTGCTGTTCGGACGACCCCTCTCAGCCCCGCTGCTGATCAGCTCGATGACGGGCGGCGCGGCGCGGGCGACCCAGATCAATCGAAACCTGGCCGAGGCGGCCGAGGTGCTGGGGATTGCCCTGGCGGTGGGCTCGCAACGAATCGCACTGGAAACCGACGCAGATCAGGGGCTGACCCGGCAGTTGCGCGAACTCGCGCCGTCGATCCCTTTGCTGGCCAATTTCGGAGCGGCGCAGCTGGTTGCCGGCTACGGGTTGGATGAGGCGCAGCGCGCCGTCGACATGATTCAGGCCGATGCCCTGATCATCCATCTGAACCCGTTGCAGGAAGCAGTGCAGGTTGGCGGTGATCGCAACTGGATAGGCGTGTACGCGGCGCTCGAGGCGCTGGCCTTGCGCTTGCCAGTGCCGTTGGTAGCCAAAGAGGTGGGTGCGGGCATTTCTCCGAGCGTGGCGCAGCGATTGCTCGATGCCGGCGTGTCGGTAATCGACGTCGCCGGTGCCGGCGGTACCAGCTGGGCGGCGGTAGAGGCCGAACGAACCCTGGATCCGCAGCAGCGCGCCATTGCCAAAGCGTTCACCGGCTGGGGCATACCCAGCGCGCAGGCGATTTCGGCTGTTCGCCGCGCCTGCCCCGCTGCTCAGCTCATCGCATCAGGCGGCATTCGTGACGGCATAGATGCGGCCAAGGCGATTCGTCTGGGCGCCAACCTGGTGGGGCAGGCTGCCGGCGTGCTGGACGCAGCGCTGATCGGGCCGGAACCCGTGGTCGAGCATTTCCAGGTGCTGATCGAGCAGCTGCGCATTGCCTGCTTCTGTACGGGCTCGGCCAATCTGGCGGAGCTGGCCAAAGCGCCGCTCCTGACCCCGTTCGACCCGTCCAAGCTGTGA
- a CDS encoding geranylgeranyl pyrophosphate synthase, giving the protein MAIALPDTHHDFGRTVSTLRAQVDERLGQWLPLAPPQDAIATAMREGTLAPGKRVRPLLLLLTLKDLQQDATAFDAGLDLACALEMVHAASLFLDDMPCMDNAELRRGRPTIHREFGEDVAVLGSVALLSQAFSIAASTASIDASTRNQLVRLLSQATGAQGLVRGQFHDLREGQRARPLEAIAHTNRLKTCPLFTAAVESAALLADASASCTRHLNGFATELGLAFQLLDDLADGLSPQQIGKDSGKDAGKSTVVALLGPEAARQHIEEHLARAEQHLIDAGIGDGHLAQLLEYFCAKPH; this is encoded by the coding sequence ATGGCCATCGCTTTGCCGGACACGCACCACGACTTCGGACGGACAGTCAGTACGCTGCGTGCACAGGTTGACGAGCGGCTTGGCCAGTGGCTACCGCTAGCGCCTCCGCAAGATGCCATCGCCACCGCCATGCGTGAAGGCACACTCGCGCCGGGCAAGCGTGTCCGACCATTGCTGCTGCTATTGACCCTCAAAGATCTGCAGCAGGACGCGACGGCCTTCGATGCCGGCCTCGACCTGGCTTGCGCCCTGGAGATGGTGCACGCCGCCTCACTGTTTCTTGATGACATGCCGTGCATGGACAACGCCGAGCTGCGCCGTGGCCGGCCGACCATTCACCGTGAGTTCGGCGAAGACGTCGCGGTCCTAGGCTCGGTCGCCCTGCTCAGCCAAGCATTCAGCATAGCCGCCTCGACAGCCAGCATCGACGCGTCGACGCGCAATCAACTGGTGCGTCTGCTGTCGCAAGCTACCGGCGCGCAGGGCCTGGTTCGCGGCCAGTTTCACGATCTGCGTGAGGGGCAACGCGCGCGCCCGCTCGAAGCCATTGCCCATACCAACCGCCTGAAGACCTGCCCGCTTTTCACGGCTGCGGTGGAGTCCGCTGCGCTGCTGGCCGATGCCAGCGCGAGCTGCACGCGCCATCTCAACGGTTTTGCCACTGAACTCGGGCTTGCCTTCCAGCTCCTCGACGATCTGGCCGACGGGCTCAGCCCTCAGCAGATCGGCAAGGATTCCGGCAAAGACGCCGGAAAAAGCACCGTAGTCGCCCTGCTCGGCCCCGAGGCGGCGCGCCAGCACATCGAAGAACATCTGGCACGTGCCGAACAGCATTTGATCGACGCCGGTATCGGCGACGGTCACCTGGCACAGCTACTCGAATATTTCTGCGCGAAGCCACACTAA